Part of the Motacilla alba alba isolate MOTALB_02 chromosome 20, Motacilla_alba_V1.0_pri, whole genome shotgun sequence genome, AACATGGTAACTAGAATTAGCACAGAGCTGAGATTGTGAGTAGATGGGCTTCTAAAATTATCTTTTGTTTAAGTAATTAAACTCATTAGTAATGAGTTGCTTCTCATTTCTTCAGTGTCTCTAGTACCATCCTCCAGCTGGGCATATTTGATTACTTTGGAGTTTTTACTGGTGCCTTTTGATCTTGTGTTGTGTATTCATTGTCCTTTCAATGGAAATTAGTTTGATTAATAGTTTGCATTCTCTTAACCCCATCTTAGATCGGTGTGTGGGGActcattttcacttttcagGGAATCTGTCCTGTTTACAAACTGATTTAGCATAggatttgaaaataattttcttcgGACTCCCAGTGTAATATGTGAAGTCACAACTTGAAAGAATTGTTCTTGGGTTATTGCGAGTCCTTCAAAATGGGAGTGAGGAATGAATTCATAACAACAGAAAATTTAGTAAATCTACTAAGGCCCCTGCCTTGAATAGAAGCTAAAGGTCTGACACAACTCTGTGGCTCAAATGATTCAACTTGCAGGAGTATGAAGAGTTTTAGCTTATGTTGACAGGCTATGTTAGACAGAGGCTTAAGTGTTCTTCAGCTAAACAAAGTCTATTTATGTCcaaagaacatttatttttaggaaagaaTGGCTTATTTGTCTCTGGAAAAAGAGACGTGTTTCTTCAGTGGTGGTGtttctgccttcccctctcctgggaagctgaaattTGGCCATTGTGTGTGTTTGTCACTGACAcgtggggctgctctgcagcggAGCTGTGAACGGCATCTCTCGGTCAAAGGGTCTGCTACACAAACCTTGGAGACAGGAGCGTGTCAGCGCTCATCCTTCTGATTTGGGTCTTTGTGGGCAGGTCTTTGAAGATGTATTCTAAATGATTTGGAGCAGTATTTTCTGGGAGAAAAGATGCACAAGGGTTTATTTTCATAATCGTAACGCTAACCAGCGCAGGCTGTTAACTCTTCATTCTGTCTCTCACAGATGTACCACTTCTCTCTCTGTGGGTGATGGGACAAGTCCCAGAGCAATAGTTAGAACAGTGGCAGATGAAACCAAACCTAAGAATGTGTGTGCTTCTAAGGAAACCTGGCATGGGTAAGAGAAGCTTGGGATTATCAGACTATTTGAAATGATACTGCATTGAAAAGGCATATTAAGTAGACAGTTACTAGTTGGTGCCCCTCTAAACAAGAGACCTGAATTGTCTTTACCAGAGAACTTTATAAAATActcacagcagctttttctcttcACATATGACTGCTGTTCTTTACAGTTAtgtgaagtgaaagaaaatctgGTAGGAGGCTAAACGTTGTAGACATTTCTCAATGCAAATGTGAGCTGCTGGTTTTGAATCAGACAATCATGAATGCATCTCTTTCAATCCTTGTTTGACACTGCAGAAGCTGTCATTGTGCCTTGGGAACtagattaaaataaagaattggTTTCTAGAGTATCTCTGCAGAACTTCATGCTCATCTGAAACAAAACCATCCTTTGCCCTTGATTCATTAGTTTTGTGCTCTTTTCTTGTGCTTTGTCCTTCTTGTAGCGATTATTTTGTCACGTCTCACATGCTTTACTCAGTTTCTCACCTTTAAAGCCCACTCTCTGAGATGCATTTCCGTGTTGTTCCTTTTATATTGTATACATCTGCTTGTCTAGAACTAAGTCAAATTCCAAGACAGCTGACTACTCTGAGCAAATACTCCAAACCTAAAGCTTCTGCATGCAATATAAATGCAGGAGAGATTTTGCCCAGTGTTCCTTATAACCCAGCAATAATATTTTGGTGACTCTTCATTCCCTTTGTGTCTGGCAGGTCTGTGAAGAAGCCCTCGAGAGGAGTTGTGAGAACCCAGCGTCGCAGGCGTTCCAAGTCTCCAATTCTTCACCCTCCAAAGTTTATCCACTGCAGCACAAAATCACATTCCACATGCAGCCAGCTGGTGCAGAAGAGCCAGGCCGATGCCCAGGAGGACAGCAGTGGGTTTGGGATGTCAGTCCCAAAGGAAGCTTGCGCACATGAGCGCTGCAGCGTCACTCCGGACGATGGCCACAAGGGAGCTGATGAGTCTTTGGGAGTTTCTGTTGCACAGTTAACATCAGAGAACACACAGGAgacctctccagctgcagcttctccagcatCCAAAACAAGCCTAAAGACTACAGAGCTTTCTGACTTCCAGTCTATGTGCAAGCTGAACACGAGTGAGCCGTGTGCATGTGCAGACAAAGCCTGTCAGTGCAAACTGTGGCAAGATATGGAAGTGTACAAATTCTCTGGCTTGCAGAACACCCTCCCGCTGGCACCTGATAGAACGGTTGCTGAGGATCACTCCCAGCCTTTGCCATCAAGAACTCCCTCAAGTTCTCCACGCTCTTGCTCTGAGCAAGCCAGGGCCTTTGTGGATGATGTGACAATTGAAGATCTTTCGGGGTACATGGAGTATTTCTTGTATATTCCAAAGAAAATGTCTCACATGGCAGAAATGATGTACACCTGACAGCAAGGAGCACTAGAACCAGAAGGGTGGCTGGTTTAAATCTGCCCTCAGGCACATCATGTGAATATGCAACCCACTCCCTGCTCACTGTGCTTGCAATAAAaacacttctttgcatctcagCTGATGTTGATTATTTAAGCTGGACAAACAGTTTAGTTTCAGCATTATAATTTAAGCTTGGAATAGATAATGTGGTAAATGAACCTAGAGTGTACCTGCCTGTACTTAAGAGAACCAACAATTAATTCTACTTTGTTTCCAAAatcctttttgctttgttggaGAGCAGTCCCTAAATTGCTCGGTGATTAGAGCTCTTCTTGTGAGACACCTGGTGTCATTCAGCTCCTTTGAAATCACTTTGACCTCAGGTTGTAAGGCTCAGCCTTGTGGTTTTGGATGCTTGTgcctctgattttatttcataaagGAGTGTGACCATCTCCTACCCTCCCCTAGGTACTATTACTGGAAAAGTGGAAAGCAAACCTTTCACTGAATTTCCAACAGGCCTTAGAGACTTGTGTGCAAGAGAAACACCCTGCATTCTTCGGGAAGTTGCTGCTGTGGTTAACCAAAGGAAAAGTGAGGGCAAGGGCTCTGCTCACTGTATTTGTTATGGTGACCGAACCAGAATTTGCTCATTTCAGTGGTCTTAGTTCATACACTCtgtcagttttggggtttttttagcttctTTTTTAGCCTACTCTGTTGGACCAAGCATTACCCTTCCTTCAGCCATTAAAACCCATAGACTGGAGTGAACTGGAGTTGTCAGTTTTAGGGGAATCTTAAATACTGTCTCCACTCCAGTCTCACTAAACCATCACCACTTTAGCTGCCCTGTCCAGCTTTACATTCTCCTGGGATTTACTGCTTCAGAAACAAGCAGCTCTCCATACACAGTGTGCATCAGCACAGTGTCTCTTTTATAAGTGTCCAGCAAAGGAGCATCCCATCAAACAATATAATTTGTTGAGGGTGAGAAAAGTTGTGTTTGGTTTGTCTTTACTATTCGTGGTACCTCAACTTTCCGAGGTGCAAAATGTAGAGAAGGAATGGAGACaaacattttcctgcaaaatcATTTGGTGTTTCTCTTGGGGGTTTTTGCAGTTTCTGTGGCAGCACCTGGTGTTTCAGAACAAGTGGCTGTGTAAGTTCATACCTGTGTCCcacatttctttctgtgctctgcaatAGCTGCATTTCTGCCACCTGTGTTCTGAAGTCAAGGCAGTTTTGTGGTGACTGTCGTATACAAAACTGGGCTACAAAGTGCAGAATGACTTTATTTCTCAAATAATTATTCTTAACTCTTCTCAAATGCAAATTCCAACCACAGCACCATCGTGGGGCTGAAAGTGCCTTTCAGGACTGCGCTGCTTTTAGCACTTCATTCATTAGTGACCACAGACCTGTACTGCAGGGTTTAGGACTGCACTGTCCACTGCTCAGTACTGTGTTAAAGTGGATTGAAATGCAGGAGATGTAAAAATAGTAGGAAAATGTGAGCTGGTGCTGACTGGGAAGGGATGAGCAGTGCCACTAGAGgtcagccccaggctggggctggctgctgcagcaggctcagtcttcagggaaaatgggaatttttctgccaaaacgaagaaataaaagcagctctTATTTCTTTGGTGCCTCTTATTTCTGTGCGGTGCCTTTGTGCACACAGACTGTCAGTGCTTTCTGAAGTTTGTGTGGGCTTGTTGGTGGTCAACAAAAGCTCTTTAAATGCCAAAATCTGCATAAGTTATTAATGTTTAGACAAAGTGTGCAATCAGTTCACAACTGTGCTGTGTAATTAGGAAAAGTTGCTAAGTAAATAATTACATAGTCCTGAACTTGGCATCCTCTTGGGACAGTTACGACATCTTTGGGTTTGTAAGTGCTGGAACACCGTGGAATAGAAGACCATGAGTTGCTGCAACCGCTGCCTTAACGCTTTCTCTTCTGTTACCACAAGttgttttcagatgttttggTCTTCACAGAAACCATAAAGCAAAaccttctggttttgctttgagAACATGTGGATTTATGGCCCTTAATCATGCAGCAAGAACCTTGAAAACTTGCCTAAGTCGTCTAAAAACTTCGtttacaacaacaaaaaaattaaacttgagCCAATTTcaaaatctgactttttttaaagaaggctTTAAAGGGCTGGTTCTGCCAAGCGGCACTTTTGAGTCATGTTGGAGTCTGTTACCAAAGAGCTCATTCCTTCCTGTGGCTGAATAAAAGTGAAGCCCTTTGTCATTAACTTTCTAACTTGGTCCTTCTCACCTGTGCCTGCAGGTGTTCTGTGTTTATGTGCTGTCCATACACAGAGCATTCTTGCAGTTATATATTGTGTGCTTcctctgttccttttcttcctaGAAATGCCAGGGTGGAGGTTGAAAGTTGAAAAACTGAGTCTGAACCCACCACTGTCTGTGGCAGCTTTGTCCCAGAGCTTGGTGGGGTTTTGGGATCTCCCCTGGAAGGGCTGGTAacaccccacagctcctgcagcttctcagcGTGGTGGTCAGTGAGGGAGGGTCATTTCCCCGAGGTCTTTCTGGGACAATGTCTTTTTAGCAGTGGGATGGGTGTgctggaagaagagaaggcttggATTAGCCTGCTAGCTGGTCTTTCAGTCCTTGTCCTCTGCCGTCTGTATTTGATGGCATTATTACACACGAGGTGATGGCATTATTACACACGAGGTGTCCTGTCCCTACTCCGTGTGTCTGCAACCGTCTGCCATCTTTCCCACACACAGACTGAATTATGCTGCTGGCTGTTAAACCGAAGGAAATTTGGGAAGTTTGTTGTTTGGGAGAGAGGGGTAAATGACTACTACCGAACTTCATCCATTGCCAGCTCGGGAAGGTCACTTTGGGGAGTAGCAGAGGGGCTGAGTGAGCTGTGCGCTGCACTCGGGTGGCGGCTGTGCTCTCGCTCCCTGTTCTGCCTCTGCCCGGTCACACACGGTGTGAGTGACCTGGCCCCGGGCGCTCCGTCCCCGCATCCCGCGGGGCTCCGTTGGAGCGGGACAGCGGCTGCCGGCCCGGGGGAGCGGCGGCCCCTTCCCAGGCTCTATTTTAAGCAGACATTTACTTTCCCAGCCTCTTCTCCGCCTGGATCCCTGCCCGGGGCGGGGGACGGCGGGGGGGTGGGATGTGTCTCTCCCCTCCTTCATAAAAGGGCCCCGAGGCGGGGGCCGGGCTCCAGGGGGGTTATttttgggagcagctcctgggatccGATGGCCTTGTTAGGGCAGCGCTGACCTTTCTCCCGGCGGGGGAGGAGagcgggacgggacggggcgggcggcggcggccgggcgggggAGAGCGGCCGGCTCGGGACCCCCATCCCTCTCTCTGCCGCGGGGATCGGGACCCCCATCCCTTCTCCGCCGCGGGGATCGGgacccccctccctccctgtgccGCGGGGCGGCTCCCCGGGCGGCCCATGCCCGTGCCCGCGGGGCAGGTACCGGCGCGGAGCGGCTGCCCCTCCGGGGGGGCTGGAGCTCGGCCCgcccttctcccctccctctcgtccaatttctctctcctcccGTGCCCCAGCCCCTCGGCCGGGCCAGGCGAGGCAGGAGCGGCCGCTCTCGGCGCCCAGCCCGTTCCCTCCGGGGATGCGGGAGCCCCGGAGCGCTGCCCCTGGGAACGCTGCCCGGCTGAGGGGCACCGGAGGGCACCATGAGCGGCGGCAGGTTTGATTTCGATGATGGAGGCGCCTACTGcgggggctgggaggggggcaAAGCCCACGGGCACGGCATCTGCACCGGCCCCAAGGGCCAGGGCGAGTACTCGGGCTCCTGGAACTACGGCTTCGAGGTGGTGGGCATATACACGTGGCCCAGTGGCAACACCTACGAAGGCTACTGGTCCCAAGGCAAGAGGCACGGGCTGGGAATCGAGACCAAAGGACGGTGGGTTTACAGAGGCGAGTGGACCCATGGCTTTAAGGGACGGTACGGCGCGAGGCAGAGCATGAGCAGCGGAGCCAAGTATGAGGGGACATGGAACAATGGCCTGCAGGATGGCTACGGCACCGAGACCTACGCTGATGGAGGTAAGGGTGGCTCCAGAGGAAATGGGAGGGGGATGAACAGTGTCACACCCAGCCTGTGACAACAGAGGTTGCATGTTGTCTCTGCCAAAGGGCTGACCTGGTGCTGTTCCCACTAGACAGGCACAGTGTTCTACAATGAGCCATTGGGGTGCTTCAGTCAAGGGGAGCTTGGGCTGCAGCCATCTCATCCATGTGTGTGTGCCCTGATTTTCCCTGTTGGGCGCAGAATGCGCAGCTCACTGTCAGCGGGCatgagggaggagcagcaggagcattgCCCCAAGCTGCCCTTAAGTGTCTGTTTTGGCAGTTGACACCAAAATACTTGATTTTGCGTAGTCTTTGACTCCTGGTTCCACAGGGACTGGTTATTGCAGCTTCTGGCTGAACCAACCCAGAAATTCCCAGCTGGTGCACCACCGCAGCGAGCCGTGCGCTCGCTCACCGGGCAGCGAGTTGTGAATGCTCTCGTGTCGGATATGAGCCAcccacagcatcccagcacGCTTCCCCTGCGCATCAAACACTGCCTGCACGCCGCTGACGGGCTGCCTGAACATCTGCTTTGCCAAAGAGTTTTGATTGAGTCTGTCTGAGCTGTTTAGAATATGTAGCCACAGATATTCCCCAAAATAAATCCCTTTGGTTATTTATTTGGAAGGTTTCAACCTCTGCTACTATACAACTGCACCATGTAGTCAGATATTTGTTGTGCTCTGTAAATGCTCAGTCTAATTGTGTTCTTGCATTAGTGGCAATTCTGGGGTTAGAAACATTGCAAGAATTTCTGTGCAAGTAATTTAGTAGCTCTTCAGCACTGTAATGTTCTGGGCTGCCACATTTAGGATAGCTAAATAGAGAGGGTGATTTGAAAGAAATACCCTTCAAAATATGGATCAAAATTGCATCTATATTTATCTAGGACAGGCATTGGAGTTTGtttataaagcaaaattaatataaatCCTCAGAATGAAAAGCATCACATTTATTGATATTAGAAAAATTGACTAATTCAAGACTGGCTTTCGGGGCTatgtttttcataaatatttctcAATGAGTTGTGTGGGTTTGTGGCTAATTTTAAGACTGAGAATACAGTCTTGAAGTTGACTCATTTTCCTTGTGCCCTTGGATGTTGTAGGTACAGACACAAACTGACCCAGCCCTCCAGCTCCttaaattttttcccccttctgtcCTGTGGCCATGGGATGGTTTAATGGGTGCAGGTTGTGTGCACAGAACCTTCATGTGAGGCCATAAGAGGAGTGGGTGACATGGAAGGTGTGCTCTGATGAGTAAAGAGCAGCAATCAGGTAACTGTCAGCAGCGGCTGCCATTGGGAATTTCATTCTGGAGATGTCAATGTCTCCTTTGAATTTGCTTCCTTGCTGCTTCCTAAAATGCAAATCCTTCTAAGCGTGAAGGGCTTCTGGAATTCCAGTTAATATTCTGGGGGAGAATTTGGAGTGGTAAGATTTGACATAGGGGTTTGATGGGATACGGGACAGAGGAGTGGGAGAGATGAGCCACTGCTCTCTCCTCAGGGATATAGAATTTCCTGCTTCTGTCAGCACAGTGCTCCCTGGGGTGTTGTCCCTCGCCCAAGAACGTGCCAGCTGCTTGATCCCTGGTGCCACTGGAGGCTGGCAGTTCAGCCCTGATCCGTGAAGATGTGCCCTGCCAAAACACTGAGCTCAGCCCCgcgagggctgtgctggggtgccCAGTGGCTGCTCCATGTGCTGGCTCATCACACCCTGGCTGATCTGAGCTCTTCATTCAACACAAGAGCTTCTCTGATGGCACAGGAACATGGATAAAACTGCAGTCAAAGCCAGGGATCACCATGCAGCATCACATGTGAAGGACAGGGGTGGAATGGTCCC contains:
- the LOC119710304 gene encoding oxidative stress-responsive serine-rich protein 1-like isoform X1 is translated as MMKSEAKDGEEESLQTAFKKLRVDTAGCTTSLSVGDGTSPRAIVRTVADETKPKNVCASKETWHGSVKKPSRGVVRTQRRRRSKSPILHPPKFIHCSTKSHSTCSQLVQKSQADAQEDSSGFGMSVPKEACAHERCSVTPDDGHKGADESLGVSVAQLTSENTQETSPAAASPASKTSLKTTELSDFQSMCKLNTSEPCACADKACQCKLWQDMEVYKFSGLQNTLPLAPDRTVAEDHSQPLPSRTPSSSPRSCSEQARAFVDDVTIEDLSGYMEYFLYIPKKMSHMAEMMYT
- the LOC119710304 gene encoding oxidative stress-responsive serine-rich protein 1-like isoform X2; this translates as MMKSEAKDGEEESLQTAFKKLRVDTAGSVKKPSRGVVRTQRRRRSKSPILHPPKFIHCSTKSHSTCSQLVQKSQADAQEDSSGFGMSVPKEACAHERCSVTPDDGHKGADESLGVSVAQLTSENTQETSPAAASPASKTSLKTTELSDFQSMCKLNTSEPCACADKACQCKLWQDMEVYKFSGLQNTLPLAPDRTVAEDHSQPLPSRTPSSSPRSCSEQARAFVDDVTIEDLSGYMEYFLYIPKKMSHMAEMMYT